ATATGTAACAGGATATTCACTACTATGTTACTACTTGCTCCAAGGACGGTCGACGAGATCGCTCGGGGTCTGGCTGCGCGTGTCAAAGCGCTTAGGCTGGCGCGGAACTGGACCCAGAAGGAGGTGGCCGTGCGCGCCGGCCTAAAGCTCGAGACGTACCGCGTGTTCGAGCGTACCGGGAGGATCTCGCTGGAGCGGTTGATCAGACTCGCCCAGGTCCTGGACGCGATCGACGGGTTCGACCGACTGTTCCCGGAGCCCGCGGCGCATTCTCTCGACGAGTTCGAGAAACTGGGCGTCCGGCAGAAGCGGAAGCGCGCGAGGCGCCGCGATGCGTAGGCTCGACGTCTTCCTCGACTGGGGCAACGAGAAGATCCGGGTTGGCACGCTCGCCGAGCGGGATCGCCGGATTCTCCTCGAGTACGACGTGGCGTTCCTGAACGACCCTCTGCCGCTCTCTCCGTTCAAGCTCCCACTGACCGACGGACTGCATGAGGACGAAGACCTGGTGTTCGATGGGCTCTTCGGTGTGTTCCATGACTCGTTGCCCGATGGATGGGGCCTGCTCCTCATGGATCGGCAGTTACGGAAGTGGGGGATGGTCCGGGATCAGATCTCGCCGCTCGACCGTCTTGCCTATATCGGGAACCGAGGAATGGGCGCGCTGGTGTACGAGCCGGCACGCGACATGGACGAGATCGGCTCGCTAGGCGCCATAGAGCTGGATGACCTCGCCGGCCAGGCGACTCGGATCCTGGAGGGCAGTCTCGAGGACGTGCTACCCCAACTCATTATCGCCGGCGGCTCGCCCCAGGGCGCTCGACCGAAGGTGATCGTGGGCGTGCGCGAAGAGGATGACCACCTCATCAGCGGCGCGACCGACTTACCGGAGGGCTATCGGCACTACATGATCAAGTTCGGTGCGATCGAGGACGGGCCGGACATCGGAGCCGTCGAGGCGGCGTACGCGCTCATGGCGCGCCAAGCCGGGATCGTCATGGCGCACACGCGGCTCTTCGAGACGCCCGATGGTTCACGCTACTTCGGGGTCGAGCGTTTCGACCGGAACGGCGGCCGCCACCATATCCACACGCTGAGCGGGCTGCTGCACGCGAGCCATCGGCACCCTTCCGTAGAGTACGACGCACTGCTCCGGGCTACCATGGCTCTAACGCGGGACCACCGGCAACTCATCGCCGCTTTCCGGCACATGGTGTTCAACGTTCTGGCGCACAACCGCGACGACCACACCAAGAACTTCTCCTTCATCATGGCCAGGGACGGCACGTGGACGCGGACGCCGGCCTACGACCTGGTGTTTTCATACGGTATGGGTGGCTGGCACACCATGGCGGTGGCCGGTGAGGCCCAGCGGCCCCGGGTGAAGCACTTATTGGACGCAGGTGCCGCGGCCGGCGTGGGCCGAGAGGAAGGCCATTCGGTGATCCAGGAGGTCACAGCGGCCGTGGCCGACTGGCCTAGCTTTGCCAACGAGATGGGTGTGTCCCATGACCGCACTCGTGCGATAGGACAAGAGCTGGCTCGGCTACGCGCGTGAAGCGCCCGCCCATCGGACCATGTCGCCGCATTACGCGTGTGGTTTGCGTTCTCCTGCACGACGCGGATCCCACCGCCGCCGCGGCACCCTTCTCGATGCCAGGTGGCGGCCCGCTGTACTTCTACCACGGGCTGCTAGGCCTTTCCCTGGAACGCCTCCAAGAGTCCGAGCACGTGGTCGATGTCGGCCTCCGTGTGGTCGGCGTTGATCTGGGTGCGGATCTCTTCGTCTCCACGGGGCACCACCGGGTACGCCAGACCGGTTGCGAGGACCCCGTTGTCGTACAGGTACTGGACGAGATCTCGCGTCTTCTGAGTGTCGCGGACCATCAGCGGAACGATCGGATGCTCGCCCGGGATCGTCTCGATCCCGATCCGGCCGAGTCCGTCCTCGAAGCGTTTCGTCAACGAC
This DNA window, taken from Gemmatimonadota bacterium, encodes the following:
- a CDS encoding type II toxin-antitoxin system HipA family toxin: MRRLDVFLDWGNEKIRVGTLAERDRRILLEYDVAFLNDPLPLSPFKLPLTDGLHEDEDLVFDGLFGVFHDSLPDGWGLLLMDRQLRKWGMVRDQISPLDRLAYIGNRGMGALVYEPARDMDEIGSLGAIELDDLAGQATRILEGSLEDVLPQLIIAGGSPQGARPKVIVGVREEDDHLISGATDLPEGYRHYMIKFGAIEDGPDIGAVEAAYALMARQAGIVMAHTRLFETPDGSRYFGVERFDRNGGRHHIHTLSGLLHASHRHPSVEYDALLRATMALTRDHRQLIAAFRHMVFNVLAHNRDDHTKNFSFIMARDGTWTRTPAYDLVFSYGMGGWHTMAVAGEAQRPRVKHLLDAGAAAGVGREEGHSVIQEVTAAVADWPSFANEMGVSHDRTRAIGQELARLRA
- a CDS encoding helix-turn-helix transcriptional regulator; amino-acid sequence: MLLLAPRTVDEIARGLAARVKALRLARNWTQKEVAVRAGLKLETYRVFERTGRISLERLIRLAQVLDAIDGFDRLFPEPAAHSLDEFEKLGVRQKRKRARRRDA